One genomic window of Boudabousia tangfeifanii includes the following:
- a CDS encoding GNAT family N-acetyltransferase, with amino-acid sequence MIDVDSVCLREARVSDAPRMARVFMAGWQDLHASLLGPDWVNPQDLEDLRKRWQYAVEACGKSRLSGSDRRWDEFLVLESKGVVNGVLWVGDCVRVEDPKLGEVKWLSVDPVVCGQGLGSFLLSAAEHRIRGMGRTEGTIWVTEGNEAGLRLLKSHGWRLASSVWVREVNIDGFPLRRLRYVKSFRD; translated from the coding sequence ATGATTGATGTTGATTCGGTTTGTTTGCGTGAGGCTCGGGTGTCGGATGCGCCTAGGATGGCTCGGGTTTTTATGGCGGGGTGGCAGGATTTGCATGCTTCGTTGTTGGGGCCCGATTGGGTGAATCCGCAGGATTTGGAGGATTTGCGGAAGCGTTGGCAGTATGCCGTGGAGGCTTGTGGCAAGAGTCGTTTGTCTGGGTCTGATCGGCGTTGGGATGAGTTTTTGGTGTTGGAGTCTAAGGGTGTGGTTAATGGTGTGTTGTGGGTTGGTGATTGTGTTCGGGTTGAGGATCCGAAGTTGGGGGAGGTGAAGTGGTTGTCTGTGGATCCGGTGGTTTGTGGTCAGGGTCTGGGTTCGTTTTTGTTGTCGGCTGCGGAGCATCGCATTAGGGGGATGGGTCGTACTGAGGGCACGATTTGGGTGACTGAGGGTAATGAGGCAGGTTTGCGTTTGTTGAAGAGCCATGGTTGGAGGTTGGCGTCTTCGGTGTGGGTGCGGGAGGTGAATATTGATGGTTTTCCGTTGCGTAGGCTCCGCTATGTGAAGTCTTTCCGTGACTAG
- a CDS encoding DUF2871 domain-containing protein: MSNKLLAKLAIIYMALALVAGFFYREYTKAMDFSGHTNMSVMHTHYFVLGMFFFLVLLALENSFKFLGTKLGRIGVIVYNIFLNVTVIMLLVRGMVQVGGTELAKGPNAAISGIAGLGHIGLTAGLIMILVALYKAVAKQEVSGTAK; the protein is encoded by the coding sequence ATGTCGAATAAACTCTTGGCGAAGCTCGCCATCATTTACATGGCTTTAGCGCTGGTTGCAGGTTTCTTCTACCGCGAGTACACCAAGGCCATGGATTTCTCTGGCCACACCAACATGTCCGTCATGCACACCCACTACTTCGTGCTGGGCATGTTCTTCTTCCTAGTGTTGTTGGCGCTAGAAAACAGTTTCAAGTTCTTGGGAACCAAACTGGGTCGCATTGGCGTCATTGTTTACAACATCTTCTTGAATGTCACTGTCATCATGCTGCTAGTTCGCGGCATGGTTCAGGTTGGTGGCACCGAACTAGCAAAGGGACCCAACGCAGCCATCTCCGGCATCGCCGGCCTCGGCCACATCGGTCTAACTGCCGGGTTGATCATGATCCTAGTGGCACTGTATAAGGCAGTTGCCAAGCAGGAAGTCTCTGGGACAGCTAAGTAA
- a CDS encoding DEAD/DEAH box helicase, whose protein sequence is MRYTLKDYQVEAVRGVLENLADARMLYKRGRTSQFSLSATTGAGKTVMAAAVIEALFFGSDEFDFPADPGAVVLWLSDDPSLNQQSSNRIFSAAPDLGSRLRMVDTSLSLPELERHNVYFLNTQKLSKNSKLVRGANLDDEQTPLVARPDNMQSSFYDVLTNTIKNENLTLYLILDEAHRGMQKQRDRATIVQRLINGQGSVPAIPVVFGISATVDRFDEAMKGATGRTALPSVEVDSALVQASGLLKDDIVLSIPAETGAFQTVLLRRAVKKVLASSKEWEAYAKEQEALDVVKPLLVVQVGDKPSDEDLKLILDTIFEAWPGLCTDNVVNVFGEHQDLDIAGYMIRYEEPQRIQDLTNIRVLLSKTAISTGWDCPRAEVLVSFRPAKDKTHITQLLGRMIRTPLARRIAGNEILNSVDCLLPFFDKETAMSVAKMLMEGATSKDDESGTGGGAGRRVLFDPVSLYPNSDMPVELWQAMENLPSVTIPNLRSKPIKRFTALATALAKDGIRPTALEDCNDQLCRLVESAEVRFRNEVEAAFLDVTTLDGEELRTRLGGGEFVPTAFSETADYNAIREAYNAARRVLSPQLASWYVNYLVPDDEFLEDDYIEAETKVAALALVPELVRVVERDANEIAAQWLTETRVDRKNLSDDKQAEYDRIEAMSVKPERVDLVAPKTAQADTKVREADGTETTLPTSTSHIMVSGTGIYPMNLNRWERQVLATEEARSTFVGWYRNPERAVKESLAIAYLDGNEKWKALRPDFLFFTRGTGGKIVTDIVDPHGHHLSDALPKLRGLADFAEQFGREFRRIESIAETNGKLRVLDLTRDRVREAVRTAKDAKALYESDIAYDYV, encoded by the coding sequence ATGCGGTACACCCTCAAGGATTACCAGGTTGAGGCGGTTCGCGGAGTACTCGAAAATCTGGCGGACGCACGGATGCTTTACAAGCGGGGCAGGACCTCACAGTTCTCACTTTCCGCCACCACGGGTGCGGGTAAGACCGTCATGGCAGCCGCCGTCATCGAAGCATTGTTCTTTGGTTCTGATGAGTTCGATTTTCCTGCCGACCCGGGCGCAGTGGTTCTTTGGCTTTCCGATGATCCTTCGTTAAATCAACAATCATCGAACCGCATTTTCTCTGCAGCACCCGATTTGGGCTCTCGACTACGGATGGTTGATACCTCTCTGTCTCTGCCTGAGCTGGAGCGGCATAACGTCTACTTTTTGAACACACAGAAGCTCTCCAAGAACTCAAAGCTTGTGCGTGGCGCGAATCTTGACGATGAACAGACTCCGCTAGTAGCGCGCCCTGACAACATGCAGTCCTCATTCTATGACGTACTCACCAACACGATCAAAAACGAGAACCTAACCTTGTACCTGATTCTGGATGAGGCCCACCGTGGCATGCAGAAACAGCGTGATCGCGCCACCATCGTTCAACGTTTAATTAACGGGCAAGGCAGTGTGCCTGCGATCCCAGTGGTATTCGGCATTTCGGCGACTGTCGACCGTTTCGATGAGGCAATGAAGGGTGCGACTGGACGTACAGCATTACCCTCGGTAGAAGTCGATTCCGCCTTAGTTCAGGCATCAGGATTACTCAAAGACGACATTGTACTTTCTATCCCGGCCGAAACCGGGGCTTTCCAAACCGTGCTCCTTCGCCGCGCCGTGAAGAAGGTTTTAGCATCCAGCAAGGAATGGGAAGCTTACGCGAAGGAGCAAGAAGCTCTAGACGTGGTTAAGCCATTACTGGTAGTACAGGTTGGTGACAAGCCAAGCGATGAAGATCTGAAACTCATCCTAGACACTATTTTTGAGGCTTGGCCTGGACTGTGTACAGACAATGTGGTGAATGTGTTCGGTGAACACCAGGACCTTGACATTGCTGGCTACATGATTCGCTATGAGGAGCCACAACGGATTCAAGACTTGACCAACATTCGCGTGCTCCTTTCTAAAACTGCAATATCGACTGGTTGGGACTGCCCCCGTGCAGAGGTGCTTGTTTCTTTCCGCCCGGCAAAAGACAAGACACACATCACCCAGCTGCTCGGTCGCATGATCCGCACTCCGCTTGCACGCCGTATCGCGGGCAACGAGATCTTGAACTCGGTTGACTGCCTACTGCCGTTCTTCGATAAAGAGACGGCCATGAGTGTGGCCAAGATGCTCATGGAAGGTGCCACGAGCAAGGATGATGAATCCGGTACCGGCGGTGGTGCAGGCCGTAGAGTTTTGTTTGACCCTGTATCGCTTTACCCGAATTCAGACATGCCCGTTGAACTCTGGCAAGCGATGGAGAACCTCCCCTCAGTGACCATCCCGAATCTGCGCAGCAAACCCATCAAACGTTTCACTGCACTGGCTACTGCTTTAGCAAAAGACGGTATCCGCCCCACAGCGCTCGAAGACTGTAATGACCAGTTGTGTCGTCTAGTAGAGTCTGCTGAAGTGCGCTTCCGAAACGAAGTAGAAGCTGCTTTCTTAGATGTAACCACTCTGGATGGTGAAGAACTTCGAACACGTCTCGGAGGCGGGGAATTCGTACCAACCGCGTTTAGCGAAACCGCAGACTATAACGCGATCCGCGAAGCCTACAATGCTGCCCGACGCGTCCTCAGCCCACAACTGGCCAGCTGGTATGTCAACTATCTGGTCCCCGATGATGAATTCCTTGAAGACGATTACATCGAGGCCGAGACTAAAGTAGCGGCCCTAGCACTGGTACCTGAGCTGGTTCGGGTAGTAGAGCGTGACGCTAACGAAATCGCAGCCCAATGGCTGACCGAAACCCGAGTCGACCGCAAGAACCTCAGTGACGACAAACAAGCTGAGTACGACCGGATCGAAGCAATGAGCGTCAAGCCTGAGCGTGTAGATCTCGTTGCGCCCAAGACCGCTCAAGCCGACACTAAGGTTCGTGAAGCTGACGGTACGGAAACCACACTGCCGACCTCTACCAGCCACATCATGGTCAGCGGCACTGGTATCTACCCGATGAACCTTAACCGGTGGGAACGTCAAGTGCTTGCAACTGAAGAAGCACGTTCCACCTTTGTCGGGTGGTATCGAAATCCCGAACGCGCTGTTAAAGAGTCCCTTGCCATCGCCTACCTAGACGGCAACGAAAAGTGGAAGGCACTACGCCCCGACTTCCTTTTCTTTACCAGAGGAACCGGTGGGAAGATCGTCACTGACATCGTTGACCCACATGGCCACCACCTCTCCGATGCTCTGCCCAAGCTACGCGGACTGGCAGACTTCGCTGAACAATTTGGCAGGGAGTTTAGGCGGATTGAATCCATTGCTGAGACCAATGGGAAACTACGCGTTCTGGACCTAACTCGTGACCGTGTACGTGAAGCGGTGCGCACAGCCAAGGACGCGAAGGCTCTTTACGAGTCAGACATCGCCTACGACTACGTCTAA
- a CDS encoding site-specific DNA-methyltransferase, producing MSRLTDLLRQAKLSDPQLGAALEEEFSALMKRRSFGLVFERHQPEAVELPHQRPRRGSKVRILSPRGETKKGDPKLWRVAKIEGSRAQLLELNAENPQTQEVPLEDLVVVAEFQDTIYPGLVETGRVERGSDKPCHTVINGENFHALEMLTYTHRHKIDAIYIDPPYNTGAKDWKYNNDYVESDDDYRHSKWLSFMEKRLLLARELLNPEESVLIVTIDEKEYLRLGLLLEQIFPEGRIQMITSVINPKGSARTGRFSRVEEYIFFVFIGNSVAKAWKNDMLRPSETKERKVRWAGLLRNGEGSRRSRIPSMFFPVYINEDTGKLHSVGEPLPADQDISQIEPPENTVILWPIDGSGQELMWRLSPTSLREYFEKGWAKFGRRNPETKQRPIMYLQSGQLEKLKSGEILVVGHNNEGALELEFKDSIGTRQPATVWNSISHSASEHGATFIKALIPGRRFTYPKSVYAVEDALRFFVKDKPDAVILDFFSGSGTTAHAVMRLNKQDGGHRQCISVTNNEVSADEQVKLRKQGLRPGDPEWETLGICDYITKPRIQAAITGLTPEGEPIKGDYKFTDEFPMADGFEENARFFTLTYESPLAVKHNRAFAKIAPMLWLRAGARGKIINSLGTRGWDIAESYAVLENISDTEAFFEELSEQDGVGTVFVVTDDDSAYQMVARELPEQTDVVRLYESYLQNFEINQGVML from the coding sequence ATGTCAAGGTTGACTGATTTATTACGCCAAGCGAAACTCAGCGACCCACAACTTGGTGCCGCGTTAGAAGAAGAATTCTCCGCATTGATGAAACGGCGTAGTTTTGGCCTTGTATTTGAACGCCACCAGCCAGAAGCAGTCGAGTTACCACACCAGCGCCCTCGTCGGGGCAGCAAAGTCCGTATCCTGTCACCACGAGGCGAGACCAAGAAGGGTGACCCAAAGCTTTGGCGTGTTGCCAAGATTGAGGGTTCTCGTGCTCAACTGCTTGAGCTCAATGCTGAAAATCCGCAGACGCAAGAAGTTCCCCTCGAGGACTTGGTGGTCGTAGCAGAATTCCAAGACACCATCTACCCAGGTCTCGTGGAGACAGGGCGGGTAGAACGAGGTAGCGATAAGCCGTGCCATACCGTGATTAACGGCGAAAACTTCCATGCGCTGGAGATGCTCACATACACCCACCGCCACAAGATCGACGCAATCTATATCGATCCGCCCTACAACACAGGTGCCAAAGACTGGAAATACAACAACGACTACGTTGAATCAGACGACGACTACCGCCACTCCAAGTGGCTATCATTCATGGAGAAACGACTACTACTGGCCCGCGAGCTACTCAATCCTGAAGAGTCAGTACTTATCGTCACCATCGATGAAAAAGAGTATTTGCGACTTGGACTACTCTTGGAACAGATTTTTCCTGAAGGAAGAATTCAAATGATTACATCTGTAATAAATCCTAAAGGCTCTGCTCGGACTGGACGATTTAGCAGGGTAGAAGAGTATATATTCTTTGTATTTATCGGCAACTCGGTGGCGAAAGCCTGGAAAAATGACATGCTAAGGCCCTCAGAAACTAAGGAACGTAAAGTTAGGTGGGCAGGTCTTCTACGTAACGGAGAAGGAAGTCGACGATCACGAATTCCATCGATGTTTTTCCCTGTTTATATAAACGAAGATACTGGAAAACTTCACTCAGTCGGTGAACCGCTCCCGGCAGACCAAGACATCTCTCAAATAGAGCCTCCGGAAAATACAGTGATTCTCTGGCCTATTGACGGGTCGGGACAGGAACTCATGTGGCGTCTTAGTCCGACATCGCTACGAGAATACTTTGAAAAGGGGTGGGCGAAGTTCGGCCGTCGTAATCCTGAGACCAAGCAGCGTCCAATCATGTACCTGCAATCAGGACAGCTTGAAAAACTAAAATCGGGTGAAATACTAGTCGTCGGCCATAACAACGAGGGGGCGTTGGAGCTTGAGTTCAAGGATTCAATAGGAACCCGGCAGCCAGCTACTGTCTGGAACAGTATCTCGCATTCAGCGAGTGAACACGGAGCAACGTTTATTAAAGCGTTAATTCCTGGAAGAAGATTTACTTACCCCAAATCTGTTTATGCTGTTGAGGATGCATTGCGCTTCTTTGTTAAGGATAAGCCCGACGCGGTAATTCTTGATTTCTTCTCTGGGTCAGGTACTACCGCACATGCGGTTATGCGTCTGAACAAACAGGACGGCGGCCATCGTCAGTGTATCTCGGTGACAAATAACGAAGTGTCTGCTGATGAGCAGGTAAAACTACGTAAGCAGGGCCTGCGTCCAGGTGACCCAGAGTGGGAAACTCTTGGTATCTGTGACTACATCACCAAGCCACGCATCCAAGCTGCGATTACTGGGCTCACCCCTGAAGGCGAACCGATCAAGGGCGACTATAAGTTCACTGACGAGTTCCCGATGGCTGATGGGTTCGAAGAGAACGCTCGCTTCTTCACCCTGACCTACGAGTCGCCATTGGCGGTGAAACACAATCGCGCTTTCGCCAAGATCGCTCCGATGCTGTGGCTGCGCGCGGGTGCACGAGGAAAAATAATCAATTCCCTGGGAACTCGAGGCTGGGATATCGCCGAGTCTTATGCGGTGCTGGAAAACATTAGCGATACTGAGGCGTTCTTCGAAGAACTGTCTGAGCAAGATGGCGTCGGGACTGTGTTTGTGGTGACCGATGATGATTCTGCGTATCAGATGGTAGCCAGGGAGTTACCTGAGCAAACGGATGTAGTTCGTCTCTACGAGTCCTACCTGCAGAACTTTGAAATCAACCAGGGGGTGATGCTCTGA
- a CDS encoding exonuclease domain-containing protein, translating into MQAFVSLDFETANEHRGSACSVALIKFDEEGNEVARFSTLLRPHESIGYFSPINVWVHGISEEDVVGAPSWAEIYDQVIDFIGDLPLVAHNMAFDGYVLTDLDALYGKEPLTNRRYCTVRLARRLLPDACDHRLPTIFSSYFPGESFSHHEAAADAWACARIFAQMQNEHGIDKINDLCPPTGPGAKQQKRVAGSRRWISNDSGAIGQNGTQKVELSELIEKFAGTQSLQGQRVAFTGTLETAPRETMQKLVEHYGGIAEKSTTKKTTILVVGISDPTRWAQGASASRKLEKATKLREAGSPITVMSEKDFLHYLHDGQH; encoded by the coding sequence ATGCAAGCTTTTGTGTCTTTAGATTTTGAGACTGCCAACGAGCATCGAGGATCGGCATGCTCGGTAGCATTAATCAAATTTGACGAGGAAGGCAATGAGGTTGCTCGCTTTTCTACTTTGCTGCGACCACACGAATCTATTGGCTATTTCAGTCCAATCAACGTTTGGGTACATGGCATTAGCGAGGAAGACGTAGTTGGGGCGCCCTCGTGGGCTGAGATTTACGATCAAGTTATCGACTTCATTGGCGACTTGCCGTTGGTAGCACACAACATGGCTTTCGATGGTTATGTTCTGACTGACCTTGATGCCCTGTACGGGAAAGAACCGTTAACAAATAGACGATATTGCACAGTGCGGCTGGCACGACGATTGTTGCCTGATGCCTGTGATCATCGCCTGCCGACAATATTCTCCTCTTATTTTCCCGGGGAATCATTTTCGCACCATGAAGCGGCTGCAGACGCTTGGGCGTGCGCACGTATTTTTGCTCAAATGCAAAACGAGCACGGGATAGACAAAATAAACGATCTTTGTCCACCCACTGGGCCGGGCGCAAAACAACAAAAGCGCGTTGCAGGAAGTCGCCGTTGGATCAGCAACGACTCAGGAGCAATTGGACAAAATGGTACTCAAAAAGTCGAACTCAGTGAATTAATAGAAAAGTTTGCCGGGACTCAATCATTGCAAGGACAAAGAGTAGCCTTTACAGGCACTCTAGAAACTGCACCTCGTGAAACAATGCAAAAACTAGTAGAGCACTATGGTGGTATTGCTGAGAAAAGTACGACTAAGAAAACAACAATTCTAGTCGTGGGGATTTCTGACCCAACACGATGGGCACAAGGAGCAAGCGCCTCACGAAAACTCGAAAAAGCAACCAAGTTGCGTGAAGCAGGCTCGCCAATTACCGTGATGAGCGAAAAAGACTTCCTTCATTATCTTCACGATGGTCAGCACTAA
- a CDS encoding HsmA family protein has protein sequence MLALAIITISLALVAYSFGVISEARRKNLFWRDVAWFGVGLVFDTTGTILMSVMSNNGDKVLAPWASSLMSITGSLAIALMAIHILAAVYVLKVRPQARKMFHPVSVAIYVIWLISYLVGMLGVMWG, from the coding sequence ATGTTGGCTCTCGCGATTATCACCATCAGCTTGGCACTCGTCGCGTACAGCTTCGGAGTAATCAGCGAAGCTCGTCGCAAGAACCTCTTTTGGCGTGACGTTGCCTGGTTCGGGGTAGGTTTGGTTTTCGACACGACCGGAACCATCCTCATGTCGGTAATGTCGAACAATGGTGACAAGGTTTTAGCCCCATGGGCTTCCAGCTTAATGAGCATCACCGGCAGCCTAGCAATCGCACTAATGGCCATTCACATCTTGGCCGCAGTCTACGTGCTGAAAGTGCGTCCGCAAGCCCGCAAAATGTTCCACCCAGTCTCGGTAGCAATCTACGTAATCTGGTTAATCTCATACCTAGTAGGCATGCTCGGAGTCATGTGGGGTTAA
- a CDS encoding SNF2-related protein, with protein MEINNYQAKFYAHQLARSYASDHVGKLAGLLFDAQVEPKPHQIDAALFALKASTSTGVILADEVGLGKTIEAGIVICQYWAERKRRILIIAPSSLRQQWKQELDEKFAIPAVLLDSTNKDEVLGACHVMSARVLICSYEFVLRNEPVLRREWDLVVADEAHKLRSYWNGKAKIPQAVANVIERADKTVMLTATPLQNRLEELYGLVSVFDPTLFHSLEGFKERYIDSEDTYGLEDLTDRMSRIAKRTLRRDADKYVRFTRRTPMTFEFMPSKAEQELYEKVNSYLQRPNLYAFAKSQRHLSALIIRKRLGSSTYAVASTLEKIADRLSAEIAAGKVRDGRGVLVDDGDLNSDEAEAARRGMLDIKLIEPELAEKMRAEVNELRGFAALARSITINQKALKLIEALDKGFARLEEIGAPRKAIIFTDSAKTQKYLARTLTDAGWGEGLVLFNGANDSPAATAIYKQWLKDNEGSDLITEIQTADRRKALVDEFRERGQIMIATEAAAEGINLQFCSMLINYDLPWNPQRVEQRIGRVHRFGQKHDVTVVNFSNQGNLAEERILELLTEKFQLFTSVFGASDEVLGQIEDGLGFEQKIGEILDQCATAEEIEAAFNELEEQFATEISKEMRQVKAKVFDHLDPDVRDKLKSYDEEAGEVLNLFERLLLLLTQYELHGYADFSTDGRIFNLLKSPAPEILTGKYCFKSLPTQGSRQYRFNSPLGQWVLQQGLNTDTPPAHLTFSYSNSPRARASLKPLVGTSGTIRIDQVTFTARAGKTTIKESYLISAGSSDVGQVLDTEQIEHLMALQTTDIIEVPFVNDEDLLEALDEQATLIGNEVEERTAGFYIEQSNALDSRLQDATAAHDAAKKELAKKRLKILAKQQRATSAAERAKCLKELRNITRKVAEEDDRFTAERNRMMTENDNYLANLDAALSSSEQRKHLFTIRWSIEQ; from the coding sequence GTGGAAATAAACAATTATCAAGCCAAGTTTTATGCCCACCAGTTGGCACGTTCGTATGCCTCTGACCATGTGGGTAAACTTGCTGGCCTTCTCTTCGACGCCCAGGTAGAGCCCAAGCCACACCAAATCGACGCAGCATTATTCGCTCTCAAAGCATCCACCTCGACCGGAGTGATCTTGGCTGATGAAGTGGGGCTGGGCAAAACCATTGAAGCTGGCATTGTCATCTGCCAGTACTGGGCTGAACGCAAACGCAGAATCCTCATTATCGCGCCCTCGTCACTGCGTCAACAGTGGAAGCAAGAACTTGACGAGAAATTCGCCATCCCAGCAGTCCTTCTAGACTCCACCAATAAAGACGAAGTCCTGGGAGCCTGTCATGTAATGAGCGCGCGAGTACTGATCTGCTCCTACGAATTCGTCTTGCGTAATGAGCCTGTGCTACGACGCGAATGGGATCTGGTTGTCGCTGACGAAGCCCACAAGCTACGCTCCTATTGGAACGGCAAAGCCAAAATCCCGCAGGCAGTCGCCAACGTCATTGAACGCGCAGACAAAACCGTCATGCTCACAGCCACGCCACTACAAAACCGGCTCGAAGAACTCTACGGGCTAGTCAGCGTTTTTGACCCAACACTGTTCCATTCCCTTGAAGGATTCAAAGAACGCTATATTGATTCTGAGGATACCTACGGACTAGAGGACCTCACGGACCGCATGTCGCGCATCGCCAAAAGGACGCTGAGACGTGATGCGGACAAGTACGTGCGTTTTACCCGTCGAACCCCGATGACCTTTGAGTTCATGCCCAGCAAGGCAGAACAAGAACTCTACGAGAAGGTCAACTCTTACCTACAACGCCCCAACCTGTACGCGTTCGCGAAGTCCCAGCGCCACCTGTCCGCGCTGATTATTCGTAAACGGTTAGGCTCATCCACCTATGCGGTGGCCTCAACACTAGAAAAAATTGCCGACCGACTATCCGCAGAAATCGCAGCAGGTAAGGTACGAGACGGGCGTGGTGTTCTAGTTGATGACGGGGACCTCAACAGTGATGAAGCCGAGGCCGCGCGGCGTGGAATGCTCGATATCAAACTGATCGAACCTGAGCTGGCCGAAAAAATGCGCGCCGAAGTGAACGAACTTAGAGGCTTCGCTGCACTGGCACGTTCCATCACAATCAACCAAAAAGCCCTCAAACTCATCGAGGCCCTGGACAAAGGCTTCGCCCGGCTTGAAGAAATCGGCGCACCAAGAAAAGCCATCATCTTCACCGATTCAGCCAAAACCCAAAAATACTTGGCGCGCACTCTCACAGATGCCGGCTGGGGTGAAGGCCTAGTACTCTTCAACGGCGCTAATGATTCTCCCGCAGCAACCGCCATCTACAAACAATGGCTCAAGGACAACGAAGGCTCCGACCTCATCACCGAGATCCAGACTGCTGACCGGCGCAAAGCCCTAGTAGATGAGTTCCGTGAACGTGGCCAAATCATGATTGCAACCGAAGCTGCTGCGGAAGGCATCAACTTGCAATTCTGCTCCATGTTAATCAACTACGACCTGCCTTGGAACCCACAACGCGTAGAACAACGCATCGGGCGTGTCCACCGTTTTGGGCAAAAACATGACGTTACGGTGGTCAACTTTTCCAACCAAGGCAACCTAGCCGAAGAACGCATCCTTGAGCTATTAACCGAAAAGTTCCAACTCTTCACCTCCGTATTCGGGGCTTCCGACGAAGTCCTCGGTCAGATTGAAGACGGACTTGGCTTTGAGCAAAAGATCGGTGAGATCCTCGACCAATGCGCCACCGCTGAGGAGATCGAAGCAGCCTTTAATGAACTCGAGGAACAGTTCGCCACTGAGATCAGCAAAGAAATGCGGCAGGTCAAAGCGAAAGTCTTCGACCACCTCGACCCGGATGTGCGCGACAAGCTTAAAAGTTACGACGAAGAAGCCGGAGAAGTCCTCAACCTTTTCGAACGGCTACTTCTGCTACTTACACAGTATGAGCTGCATGGCTACGCCGATTTCAGTACTGATGGACGTATATTCAATCTTCTAAAATCTCCAGCACCTGAAATCTTGACAGGGAAATATTGCTTCAAATCTCTGCCTACCCAAGGATCCAGGCAATACCGCTTCAACAGTCCGCTTGGGCAATGGGTCCTCCAGCAAGGGCTGAACACAGATACACCACCAGCCCATCTCACCTTCTCCTACTCAAACTCACCTCGTGCCCGAGCCTCCCTTAAACCCCTAGTGGGGACAAGCGGCACGATACGAATTGATCAGGTCACCTTCACAGCACGGGCAGGAAAAACAACTATTAAAGAGTCATACCTAATCAGCGCAGGAAGCAGCGATGTTGGGCAAGTTTTAGATACGGAGCAAATAGAGCACCTGATGGCACTGCAAACTACAGATATTATTGAAGTTCCTTTTGTCAACGATGAGGATCTACTTGAGGCATTAGATGAACAGGCTACATTAATAGGTAATGAGGTAGAAGAACGCACAGCAGGTTTCTATATTGAACAATCAAATGCCCTAGACAGCCGACTCCAAGACGCCACTGCCGCACATGACGCTGCCAAAAAAGAGTTAGCGAAGAAACGTTTGAAAATTCTAGCGAAACAACAGCGTGCTACGTCAGCTGCGGAACGTGCAAAATGCTTAAAAGAACTTCGTAACATAACAAGGAAAGTTGCCGAAGAGGATGATCGCTTCACCGCGGAACGCAACCGCATGATGACCGAAAATGATAACTATCTAGCAAACCTCGATGCAGCTCTATCATCGAGCGAACAACGCAAACACCTATTCACCATTAGATGGAGTATCGAGCAGTAA
- a CDS encoding GNAT family N-acetyltransferase, whose product MPGLDGLLVRQARLEDAPGVAGVHLAAWQEAYRGLLPDELLDARTLAGQTAKWELAIGRTLGQEWRSGGAPVPWDEFLVAEVSGRVVGWIVVGSPRDLVGESLGELKGIYVHPEFFGAGVGRLLLARGEEALLRHGCVEAFLWVLAGNERAAGFYRAHGWCPAEVDGVKEALIDGFVAVERRLVKSLIQ is encoded by the coding sequence TTGCCTGGTTTGGATGGCTTGTTGGTGCGTCAGGCGAGGTTGGAGGATGCTCCGGGGGTGGCTGGGGTGCATTTGGCGGCTTGGCAGGAGGCGTATCGGGGTTTGTTGCCTGACGAGTTGTTGGATGCGCGTACTTTGGCGGGGCAGACGGCGAAGTGGGAGTTGGCGATTGGCCGGACTTTGGGCCAGGAGTGGCGGTCGGGTGGTGCGCCTGTGCCGTGGGATGAGTTTTTGGTGGCTGAGGTGTCTGGCCGGGTGGTTGGTTGGATTGTGGTTGGTTCGCCGCGCGATTTGGTGGGGGAGTCTTTGGGTGAGCTGAAGGGAATTTATGTGCATCCAGAGTTTTTTGGTGCGGGTGTGGGTCGTTTGTTGTTGGCTCGTGGTGAGGAGGCGTTGTTGCGTCATGGTTGTGTCGAGGCGTTTTTGTGGGTGTTGGCTGGTAATGAGCGGGCGGCTGGTTTTTATCGGGCGCATGGTTGGTGCCCGGCGGAGGTTGATGGGGTGAAGGAGGCGTTGATTGATGGTTTTGTAGCGGTGGAGCGTCGTTTGGTGAAGTCGCTGATCCAATAA